In the genome of Falco naumanni isolate bFalNau1 chromosome 5, bFalNau1.pat, whole genome shotgun sequence, the window GTGTTAAAATATAAGCAATGCATAATCATTgaacaaaatatgtattttttggttttcaggtGTAATTACAATGTACATCAGGTATTTATTAATAGAGAAGCAAAATGAGTCATCACACTTTGTTAGGTCTTCGTGCAACGTGTTTTCATTGTGTATTGGATTGATGGGCTGTATTGGAATGGGCATAGTTGCAACTTTTCAGGTATGACCATAAATTTAATATCATAAATGAAACTGAAGTTGTTTTCTCagttaaaaaatcaaatagatAAAATTGTTAATTTTATCCCAGTGTGGACACTTGGCAAATGGAGTAAGAATGTCTTTCTTGTTCCTGCCTTTTCCAGTAGCTTTAAAAAGACAGATCTGCTTTCTCTCTATATACTAGATCTTTTGTTTATGCAGTTATGTCAGTAACGGGTTTTATGTGTGCTTGTCTTGTAACATGTCTGCACTAGAATACTTAATATGGAAGCTTTTGCTGTAAAATTTTTactatgaatttaaaatttaaaagaattccaaatttaaaaaagcatgtgaaCGTAATCAGCATTACCAGACAGACAAAACAATGGTCTCCAGACaggaaagacattaaaatatgtaatgaaaGGATATAGATGTGTTTTCACAAATCAGTAAAATAGCCTGTAGTAGGTCAGATCATAGCACAAGTTTTGCTATGCTCTGGTGACAGAAAGGAGCTTTAAAGCTAATTTACCTGTCTGAGACTGGATTCCAAGGTGGCATAActctgtatctgtaatttttgaaatatttagaaTACAATAATTTCTCTTGAATCTTAATCTGTTTTGTTACGGGATATCTACTctgcttgtttgtgttttaaaggaCAGAATCTTCCATAGGTAGGGTATTGTAAAAATTTAGGCCACATATAGTGATACTGGAATTTTATACACATTTTCACTTGTTGTGGAACTTGAATAGAAGTGGCTGATGATGTGCGGAAGAGTAAGGGGGTTGAATAATTCAAGAGTCTGACAGTGTTAAGACCTTCATATCAAGAGCTTATTTTAGGCagcagtttggggttttttaaatatataactGATTTTCTGCTGACTTATTTCCTGGAGCCTTGTGGCTTGCCACTGAGGGTGTGGGGTGGAGCTACAGCAGTCACTAGTTAGAACAGATGCCATGAAACTTTATCATGCCAGTTAGAGTATGGCCACACAAATGCAGATTAGACTTCCAATGCAAAATGATGAAAATCTTTGATAACTTAAAGGGATGAAGGAGGTATAGGAACATCTTAAGAAAAGCACAAGCCATTTCCTGTTTGTGGAAACTGTAATTGGTAATAGACCAGCTGTTGAACAGTACTAAAATTGATCTATGCTTTTATGTGAACACGGGAAAGGACTTTGACCTGGGCTTTGGACATGGTTAGTTAACCTCGCTGAGCtactctttttccatttcctttcatcttcCCTATGTAGACTGTTGGGAGAAGGGACTAATTCCCATTGTTTGTACATGCCCAGCATAATGTATCTACTGTCTTCTCAGGGCTCATTGATTCCTACCCCTGTACAAATAGTAGCAGCTAACCATTGTGCTGATTCTCTTTCCAGGAGCTGTCTGTTCCCAGTGTCCATGACATAGGAGCTTTGGTGGCGTTTGGCTCCGGTGTTGTATACATTACACTTCAGTCTATAATCTCTTACAAGTCCTGTCCACAATGGAACACTTACTTTGTGTGTCACATAAGGATGGCCATATCTGTAATATCATGCATTGCTTTCATTCCCAGTATCCTTTATGGTGTATCCCATGATTTTCTCTTTATGCGTTcatgattttccttttaagttaAACCATTGCTGATTAAGGATGAAAATGAGGTTACAATCTTGGCTTAGGGCTATCTAATATTTCTGCTATAATAATGCATATAGCATGTCGAGACACCATTAATAGCACAAAGATGGGCTTCAGGGTCTTCTAAAAAGCTGTATCTCTTCTGTCAGCGGTATATTTAAATCTAATGCCCCAGTGTTCTTCATAGGATCATACAATAATTAAGCTAGACCAACCTTCCAACTTCCTTCATTTGAAGAAGGGTACGGAGAAGGGCCTGGAAAAGGGGGACACCACTTCTAAAATGAACCTAACATAcgaatatataaaatacagttgGCATACACAAGATTTCCTTCAAGCCTAAGCGGATGCTTTTGATCGTGCTGGTTGGTGCTTGGTTTCACTAGATGCCTCCCATAGAGACACGCTCAATACACTTGTTGCCTTTTCCCACAGCCTGCTAAAATTAGTCATCCCATTGATTTTATTGGTCTTTAGGTGATCTGCCAGTGTTGAAGAGTGGTCGCAGCAGATCATCACATCAGCCAGGCAGCTACAGCCTGCTTTTGGTTTTAGCAGCTGTGAAGGCGCTTTTAAAGAGGACTGCAGTCCTGAGAGGAGGTTGTACAAATATGTCAAGGCACCTATTGTGGACCAATGGAAACCAACATTCCTTCCAACAAAACCTTCCAACTATGCAGGACTCTATTCCCACAGTTCTCAATCACGAATGCGATCTAAGTTTTGGAATGTCTCTCCTTACCCTCTGTACTTTGGAAGAAGTCACAGAAACCTTTATTATTGcagaaatttgttttgattGCTGCTATCAGTTACCTTTCAAATAATGTGTTTAATTTACTTGCCTTCTTAATACTTTGATCTGATATTTTGGCTGTTCAGGATCTCCTGTGTTACAGAACAGGGAAAGAGGGCCTTTTTTTGTAAGGAGACATTTTCTCTGTTACTCACTGTAAAGTTTTATATCTTCCTTTACGCTGTTTTTTCCCAGTGATTGTGTTTGCTTCAGAAATCTCCATGACAAAAATTGATTGGATTCCAGGTGAAAAGGTAAAATATCATTAGATAGCGAACTTACCCTGTATCATATTATTTGGGGTATGCTGTTATGTTTATCTGAAAGTGTATAGCAAAAACTTCAGTGACTTTAAATAGTACATTATCATAAACAGATTTGTGAAATCTCACTGATCTGTgcaatgtttgttttcagttatttattcaTTAGAAAACTGTCTGCAGCTGGGGTAAGAAAACTTGTCATGGATGGGTCAGTCTTGAGAGTTAGACTTTCGTTTTAACCAAGCATTTGAAACTTACCCACagaataaattgttttttaaaaaaagaaaattctggaaGAAGTGTGTTGTTCTACTTCCTTTTATAGTCACATTTCTTGAAAATGAACTTCACACATGGAACAGAAGTGAACcaattttgattttgaaatttttgggtttttttacaacatttgttttctcagctttttcaCCATTCTTTATTAAATAGGCCTTACTATTGTGATAAACACTGTGGGGTCTGATATGGAGCATACTAAAGTTAATATTAGGTATGTGGATTGATTTCAGTGTTCTCAGAATGGTATCTATGAAAGGTAAATTTCCTTTTTGGACAAACTTTGCCACATGGAGGTATTCAAAAAGCAGGTGGAATTATGCAAGGAGTGTATCCTGCTTGAAGTGCTTAATGAAAGCAGATTTGACAAATGCACCTCAACCAAACAGTGGCAAAGCAGCCGTGGGATAAATCTTCACAAGCCGGTAATCTTAGTAATATCTGCCTCTTGAGGTTTCTTTCACTGAAGATGGCAAGGATGAGAAAATGTTTATACTGAAACAGGTGACCTATTTCTTGATGGCATATTAAGAAACACTTTACATTCTGTTTGTGTCATATTCCATAGATTTTCTATGATGATCTACTTAAAAACAAAGGTCTTGTCAGGAACTCATATAAGGGTAGCtgtccattttaaaatgtgagaaTTTACTGTAAGGGACAGTACTACTGAATGCAATGGCTCTAAGTAAAAGTTTTGAATACGGGCATTTTGGTATCTTTGCATAAGAACTCATTTTTATCAGGTGCAAATTATATTCAAGCTATGTCTTGAATTTGTGCTAATTGTAGTTTTCTTGTTAGTGCACATTTTTATGTTAGGGCACAAGATATGTTGCTTAATGGAACATATGCAACCTTGATAAATATACTTACCATCTGTAAAAACTAaatctgaattgatttttataCATCAGGGTACTGGGATGATGAGTCGTAAGTCTTAGAATATTTGTTGAATTTACAGAGGGAAAAGTCTATTTTTATAGCATTCTGcagttattttgtttaattttttcttcgatttttttttttaatgtcttattCTGTCAGGATTATACTTACCATTTTGTGAGTGCAATCTGTGAATGGACGGTGGCCTTTGGGTTtatcttcttctttttaacattCATTAGAGATTTTCAGGTTAGTATCTACATATTTTAGTAGTGACTAAGAAGTGCTATGAATTGTATAACAGCAAATACAATAGAAAATTACCATTCTTCATCTCAGCTAGATTACCAAAGCcatacagaaacaaattttatCAGTCACAGAACTGATTTCTGTCCACCTAATGAATATTTTCCCCTGGgttttaaaacatacaaatcTGTTTTATATATCAGTTTAGTAGGTGTCTGGTCTTGAAAATTATTCAGTAAATTAGTATCTTCTACTTATTTACCAATCTTTTTGTAGAAAGAAGCCCTCTAAAGGTGAAACAATACCAAAATAAATGATGCAACTAAAACTACATTTCTTTCTACCTGGCGGATTTTATATAATAATACAATGCATTTCAACCATAGatgtttactttctttttaaaaattacacattttgaTATATGTTCCCTCACAATTCAAAGAatagaaaacactttttaaaaagtattgaCGTGAAAACCTGGTTTGTGTAGCTGGATCTGGTGATGCATCAAGACTGACtttaaggaagagaaaatattagatcagttaaaaagaaaacaattttatatgATTGTGAAAGGTGTGCCTTGAACTTACTTTCACAAGTTTTGTCTTGCCCAGCTCTTGTTGTTTACACAGCATGTTCTAGCTGCAGTGTTTcatgggttttttgtttggtacAGGGATACAAAATGCTGGAAATACCAGTGTGTGAGGCTTAACTTTGGCAAAagaacttgttaaaaaaaaataatagaaacattGCTCATGGCAAGTGCTTTCTGGAGATTACTCCAGACAAAACCTCCTGGATATTAATGTAGGTGTTGTAGGTGTTTGGAGGATAGTGACCGCCTTACCCTTCTCAgacttctggatttttttccccataaaataGTTGGATCTTTGCAAGACTGGAGTAGAGAGCTTAAGGTAGAAAAGACTGAGAACTGCTGCTTTATACCATAATTGCGTAGATGAACTAACTCAGTTGTAATCACTGTAGGTATTGTACCACATATGTAGGTCTTTCATATATACCATTGACTCACAGAAAGCCGAAAACTAGATCCAAGCATTTGTGTAACTGTAGAAGTAATAATTCAGATCACATATGTGAGCCAATTGGTGCTGTGATAAATTCCTGGAAACCATATCCAGAATTTCTGGaagtgggaagggaggaaaaataatgagaacCCTCTAAGTCCTCTGGCATCAAAGTTTGACATCAGATCGTGTAAAAATTTGTAgttaatttataatttaattgcGTCTTCACTTATGTGCTTGCTCAGCATGGAAGTGGTTAATACTTACATATAATCTCTACGTAACATTCATAAGCATATACAGAAATCAATTTTCAACTAAGAATTCAGAGTTAACATACATTTTGCTAACTGATAGCAAACATTTCTACATCTGTTTACTTTTGACTGAGAGTACTGCATAGACTATGGTTGTAGGGCCTtcccataataataataataaaaaagctaaGTTCTacagaacaaaatgcttttttaagaaacaataaTTGTTCAAAAGTATGCAATCTTAAAGGCATATAATTGCCTGCTAAAGctgacaaaaatattaaagtacCATTCAGAAATGCATGCATCATTAAATTTACCATTTTAGGGGGGAGGTGTTTATTGCCAGTCCATCACTCTCTGATGTCTAGATATATGATGGCATCTCTTTTCTCAAAAGCCAAGCTTTTCCCTTGGAGATACATATTTGCAAAGAATGCTGTAGTCCGCAGACTAGCTAAATTAGTTGATAAGTCTGCTTCAGACCATAGAAGTGTTCAACACTGAAAGTTTAACTATATCAATATTGTGAACATAATAAATAAGAGGAAGTGATGGAATTAAActaaacagaaatgcagacattttaaattacaggCTATATAATAGCATGAAACCCAATGTTAGTGTTTGACAATGACAGAAAGGTACTATCTCTATCCTCTTTTTGTCCTAACCCGTACTCACAGAAAGCCAGActattaattcagaaaaaacaaacaccagactctaagaaaaataagccttcttttttcttaatttcttactgTATGCATTTcacttaaatacattttttgttttatcttcatGTACTTTATATCACAgaactgtaaaattaatttatcttaagctgatcttgttttatttttcttttagagagTTTCTTTAAGGATATCAACAGAAATACGTGAAGACTCCTGATAGTggaaaaatttatattttttatatatgaatATTCTAGGTTTCtttttacttacagaaaaatgttgCACAGGGATAGGGATTTATAAAGTTCTATAAAGAACCCATGCCATTATCTCCGCAACATCTATAACAACATCcactaaacattttaaaaattcacagtAATGTTCCTGCTACCTTTTTgcaatattttgtatttttataatgtttGATATATTAAATATACTGTAATAGAAGCAATCTGTAGAAGCACCTGAAAGTCATTCAAAGACTTTGATCTCCTCAGCTGTTCCCTTTTTGGACGTATCCgtacttttttatttgttatagTCTGATTAGTCACATTAGTTTTAACCTTCAGAAAGTACATTTTGCAAATAGTTAGGAAAGTTTAAAGACAATGAAAACACTAAGGCTGAATTCCCGCTCTATTGAGTTGCAAGGACTGTGGAGGAAGGTGTAAGCAGAAGTGGGCATCTTTGTTTCAGGACTAGAAATTTGCAGTTAGTACGTGGCAACACTATGCTACACGTTTCTGATAGTGGACACTGTACACAAATGCGAATCCTAGGAGAAGTTTAAACTACTGCTTGAAAGAGGTTTTCTAATCATCACTCTAATGTATGTTGTAAAAGTCtactcctttttcccctttatgCACTGCTGGCTGTAGGAAGCTTAAAACTGGTGGGAATAGAAAGTAAATTTACAGTTATGCATGATCTGCTAAAGAGAACTGCAATTTGGTTAATACAAAGCAGAAGCTCTCCAGCCTGTGTTTTAACCTACAGTGATGGAATGAAGAGGGCTTCCAAAAAGTCATTGGGATTGAATGGCAAAGAGGAAGAGGCACCAGTTCTTCTCAGGTGTTCAGTTGTATGTGTATGAGTATTGTACAtctataaaacatgaaaaaaaatcctggagaGCTTCTGTAGTGAAGATACGGCATATTTGCTGCTATAAACTTACTTCTGTAATGAAAGACTTGGAAAGGCACGTTGCAATTATCTGGAGGCAAAAGGGTCTTTTGTGGATTGATTCACTACCTCCATTTAGTGCATTAACCACTTAGCTATCAATCAAGCTctctgaaaattacatttaccATGGTCTATCACAGTTTATGCAGAAATATTGGTGATTTCTAATTTTTCATGAGATAAAACAAATGTGTGTTTTGGATAGTGATGTCTTAACACTAGTCATCTGTTGATATTTCctttaatatgtattttaaactgtattaaatTCAGCTGTTTCACAACTTAAGAGtccatgttttctttataagtacttcaaaataaaaatagtaaaaatgtttttcactggCAGATTTACTTTCCACAATATTCAAGTTATCTTGCAGATGTTTATAATTACAATTCTGTTAAAAATCAACTCCAGTACTGACTAAATGCAAGACTTAGGTCTTGCTGATTAGCTGTCCTGCCAGGACACACGTTCCTTCAAGTGAAGACCAGAAATGCTCATAAGA includes:
- the DRAM1 gene encoding DNA damage-regulated autophagy modulator protein 1 isoform X1 → MPQAERPPVMLCRMPGVAFVPALLVSWSSASFIISYAIAVLAGHVEPLVPYISDTGTKPPESGIFGFMINISALLGVITMYIRYLLIEKQNESSHFVRSSCNVFSLCIGLMGCIGMGIVATFQELSVPSVHDIGALVAFGSGVVYITLQSIISYKSCPQWNTYFVCHIRMAISVISCIAFIPMIVFASEISMTKIDWIPGEKDYTYHFVSAICEWTVAFGFIFFFLTFIRDFQRVSLRISTEIREDS
- the DRAM1 gene encoding DNA damage-regulated autophagy modulator protein 1 isoform X3: MLSFSYRVPCLFHGGCSYLCAIANNDTGTKPPESGIFGFMINISALLGVITMYIRYLLIEKQNESSHFVRSSCNVFSLCIGLMGCIGMGIVATFQELSVPSVHDIGALVAFGSGVVYITLQSIISYKSCPQWNTYFVCHIRMAISVISCIAFIPMIVFASEISMTKIDWIPGEKDYTYHFVSAICEWTVAFGFIFFFLTFIRDFQRVSLRISTEIREDS
- the DRAM1 gene encoding DNA damage-regulated autophagy modulator protein 1 isoform X2, coding for MPQAERPPVMLCRMPGVAFVPALLVSWSSASFIISYAIAVLAGHVEPLVPYISDTGTKPPESGIFGFMINISALLGVITMYIRYLLIEKQNESSHFVRSSCNVFSLCIGLMGCIGMGIVATFQELSVPSVHDIGALVAFGSGVVYITLQSIISYKSCPQWNTYFVCHIRMAISVISCIAFIPMIVFASEISMTKIDWIPGEKDYTYHFVSAICEWTVAFGFIFFFLTFIRDFQNCKINLS